The genomic interval aatataaatttagacAGCTTAACTTTAGCcttgtttaaaaatttgcatGTGTGAAGGGTATAATAAGAGTTTGTACAACAAATAGCTGCGAGACATGCGgcataacattttattatattttcaagcATTTTCCCCTTGGCTAACTTAATTTCTATGCAAGTTTTTAGCTTGCCGGCGACGCTGGGAGGTGGCTTTATGTTCGGCtaaaattttaatgcacatacacaaacacaaacacaaattcgCTCACACATACAACTGCACACACGGTGGCGCATACATTTGGGCATAATGAATgtgcagcaacatttttgatgGTGCCCACTGACAACAATAAATTACTTTTGGCTTTAAACGAAAGCCATTAGCATAAAACTCGGCATCATCAGTAGGAGTAGGGACAACAAAAGCCAACCAGCAGCATCCTTTTAACGCGTATTCtaggcgtatgcgcaatatttaTCTGGCTCGAATTTTAGCCGACAATTTGCCAGCACTTACATGATTAAACTGCGTTGCGCTTGTTGGGCGAGGCGAACTTTTCAAATATGTGAACCTTTTAATTAACTCGCTTGGCTCAAAGTGCGCCgcccacttttttttttaatatacgcacacactcgcTCTCAGCCATGCATAGCCAAATATTCTTTTTAGCGCGTTTTTATTAAGCGGTTCATAATTTCATGCAATAAACTTGCTAATTGCGCCACGCTCGCTTCCTTTCTTGGCACTCAGCTCGACGTGCTGCGCCGCCCTTTCTGTGAAGTGGACAGCCAGCCAAGTCTTGAACCCACAAAAGCTGCCAAcaagaaaaacgaaatgcGACTTAGATTTAAGAATCGCCGAAAATGTAACACACTAACAGACTTCTAGCTGCTGAGCTAAAATATCTGTAAAAAAATTTGGCATTCCAGATATATAAtcacaatatacaatataccattTAGTTGCTTAGTATCTGTTCTTAGTAAATCAGCTTAGATACACCCTCAGAGATGAGACTATATTGATATAGTATGCCGATGTAGTTTGAAAATGCGCGATTTGTGACAAAATCATTATACTTTCGGTAAGGGCATAAGAGATTCAAAAGCTGAAGAGCAGCACAAAACGAAGAGGACAGCGCCAGAAAATTAGTTGTCCCAAAGTGTTTTCCGTTTTTAATATTTCCTAGAACTTGGTAAAAAGTTTATGCCGACCACTTGGCTACGGCTCGTGCTTGGTCACTTGCTCAATTTccgtttttaattaaatgagcCATTAGATTGAGGCTGCACAATGCTATTGCATGCTCTTAGGcactcactcacacagacacacacacacacacacacacacacacacacacacacgaacatgCACGCATGTGCACACAAGTGCATGTAAATTTTGGTTTAACCAGCCGTTTGAGCCCGACCTGGTTATGTTTTCACATCGTCTGCTAAATTGCGCGTAAACTGCGCGCCGGTCGgtttaaaactttaaaattaattttcaggCTGCTTTTGCATGGATGCTCCAGTTCAGTGTTTTAATAGCTGTTAATATTTATGAAGCCAACTATGGAAAAGtgccaacaaacaaacaaacagtacgtacaactgctgctgcagaccAGCCGAACACAATTGGCAAGCATTGTTTGCCCAATAAGCAGCTGCCAATATTTAATGATGTTATGGCCATCGCATTTTGGGTTCGAGGGTGTTAGCCATAGTGTTCAGTGTTAAGTGTTCAGGTTTCCACGGGCCTTTCAAGTGCCTCATAATTATTGAATAGCTGTGCAATTATTATGCGAAGCTGCAACAAATATAAACGCAAAGttgcaaaactttttaatgCAACTATCGCTTGATGCGGCGTATAGGCCGCTCTTGTTCCCAGCTTATGATAATTATTGCATCCATATGCCGATAATGCCAATTTCATTGAGTGAGTGCTTAAGCTACAAACAGTCTTAAAAAGAGCCTCGCAACAAGGCGGAATTCAGTCTCTTGTACCTTACCCGTAATAGAAAGCGACAGCTACGCAAGTTTCCTCCCATTCAAGATGTCAATGGTATTGGCATAAAGTAGATTGTAAGACGACAAACTTGTTCGGGAAACAACTGGAAGAAAGATTCACGCCTTTTAATACTCCAAGCACTGAGCATGCTGACAAGGTAACCCGCTCGCTGTCCACACTCTTTCCATCGCTTCCGTTTAAAGCGATCCATGCTCTTAAGGAAATCTCCAACGGAATCACTATGATACATAAGCCTATACAGAAACAGAagtgttttgatttttgtgccCAAATAGTATCCTTTACCGATTTCTAAATTGTTTGAAAGATTAGTTTTAGACATGTTGCTAGTCTTTATACCGTTACTTACCGCATAGTACCGACAGGATAGTTGAATTTATTCTGAAAACATTCGAACACGACACGATGAATTAAGACATACCTCATCTTTATCCAATGACACTTTATTTGTCTCTATCAATAGGGAGTGTTCCTGAGCCGGTCTGGTGTCAAATGCGTCAAAAAACAATGCGCTGCTTAATATACACTTTATGATAAATTCACATAACACAGCAATATTAGTTGCATACAGGGACCACTGCCACGACGAGGAGCAGGAGCATCTTTTACTTATTCGAGAGTAGACAAAGCTGTGGCATATAAAGGTGAACGGCGCCAGGTCTTACACAGCAACTCAAAATCAGTTCAGGTGTATATTTCTTTTACAACtctaagatatatatatatatatatataagctgaATATTGAAACCGGGAAGGTACAGTCGAGGTCGAATGCATCTACGGCTTTGAAGACAGGTAAGATCTTGTGATTCTTATATAACAAATACTTGTATTAATAGTTTCTATCATAATTAGATACTAAAATTTGACAATTTTCACTTAAGTTTTTGTCTTACAGGTTTTATTAAAAACCGAAGTGtagaaaattataatttctttaatgTATGCACGTTGCGTagcatacaaatataaaaatcgtCACATCCAATATAACCAAAATCTTCAGCAGGTTGAGTTGcatcaaatgcatttgccaTATATGAACATCTGCtgataaatgtaaataagtagattttaaaaaaaaaaaacaaaaaataaaattatcttACCATCTTGTTCGAACCGATCCTGCAGTAGCGGCAGTTTCAGCTCCGGAACAAGTTCCCGTTTGTCAGCTTGTGGATAAGCCCAGCTTACAGTGCCAGCAGCATAACCAATCTGATCGACGCGATCTATACCCATGAAAGCTATTTCTAACGGAGCTGTCTGTGATGTTGTTAATTAGTATTGGCCTTCTAGGCAGTTATTCTACGCTACCTGCACCAGAGACACGTGCATTGTTAGCGATAACAGAGCAGAGATAACAAGATTAAAGCAACACCTCAACATGCCTTTCGCGAATGATGGATTGATTGCTTTTACTTAGTATGATTGCAGCgatgtgaaatatttttggccaacagctgtgtaaatatttgaaacaGCTGCGTTGCCACAATCGATGTAGACTTTGTATTACTTCGAGTAGGTTTCTTTGTTCAACATTTTAATGATAGCTGATCTTTTGTTGCGTGTTGAAGTCAAGAAGTTGAATCCAGAAATTGTTCAAGAAGTCATCATGGAAGCGGTGTGCTGCTAGTTATTTCCAATACAGTCGCTGGCCCCAaagttgttattgctgttgggatttttgttgttggcacaactgttggtgttgttgttcctAGCTGCTGTACGCTACTCGCTGGCGTTGTACTGCCTTGATCAATGTCTATGCTGCCATCATTATCGGCGACGCTAAAGCTGTCCACCAGGTTCAGTAGTCCCTGAAATGCACGAAGAGCTCATAATTTAATGCCACCATTGATTGCGCTTCTTGCATTACCTGCCTGAATTGCTGCCAGAGACCGTCGAGCGTGTCTGTTGCATGTTCGAGAGACGTTTCCATTTCATCTAAAAATCCCGACGATGATGGCCTTATTGTGGCTGTTGATGTCTCGGGGCTAGTGCTGCCTTTACGCTGGCTGACAGGCTTCAGTCTGGTAGCGTCTGCCTTGCCGCCAAGGTATCGGTTTAGCCCACTTATCGCTCCGCCTAGGAAGTCGTCGATAGTACCATCATcagctgatgttgctgctgtgttgcCTGGCAGCTCCAAGAACATGCCACCGACATTATTGCCAACGAAGCACAGCGAACACAACCAGATTAACAGTCTcatgttaatattaattacaAGTGCAGCACAGAATTTGCTGGCTCGTGCGACAGCCGTCAGTTGTGTTGCCCTAATGTTTAATGCTTGGCAGAAACATTGAAGTTTTGTTTGTGCCTTGCTCCGGTTTTCAATAGATAACGACAATGGTACTAATTGAAAACAgctgtgcaaatgtatgccaAAGTCAAAGTATAA from Drosophila virilis strain 15010-1051.87 chromosome 2, Dvir_AGI_RSII-ME, whole genome shotgun sequence carries:
- the LOC6629793 gene encoding uncharacterized protein, translating into MRLLIWLCSLCFVGNNVGGMFLELPGNTAATSADDGTIDDFLGGAISGLNRYLGGKADATRLKPVSQRKGSTSPETSTATIRPSSSGFLDEMETSLEHATDTLDGLWQQFRQGLLNLVDSFSVADNDGSIDIDQGSTTPASSVQQLGTTTPTVVPTTKIPTAITTLGPATVLEITSSTPLP